Proteins co-encoded in one Acidovorax sp. 69 genomic window:
- a CDS encoding extracellular solute-binding protein has protein sequence MRFWLVFLLMGCAVPAWAAHAYALWGEPRYPAGFGHFDYVNPDAPKGGELRLVSNLRTSTFDKYNPFTIKGNAPAYLASLMFDSLLVGSMDETATGYGLLAEDVEVAADGLSATFRLRPEARFHNGKPVLAQDVKHSYETLVGPFTSPAYKTLLIEVAGVDVINDRTVRYRFKQPNRELPITVGGLPVFSRDWGVENGKAKPFDQVVMDIPIGSGPYKIGPVRFGKDITYVRDPQYWARNLNVRKGTANFDSILVKIYKDNTARLEALKAGEFDLMRFFSAGDWARRVTGKKFDTGELVKGEFKHKLPSGFQSYVLNTRRPLLQDARVREALGLAMDYEWMSRQMFYGAYQRVNGLFGNTACETKGTPSPEELALMEPYRKDIPVAAFGPMTVPPRTDGDSSLRANLRRAQALLKDAGWAVQDGALRNAQGEALVLEYMDSNEGGVRTITPWMRNLERIGVTLRFRSVDFALYQQRLQKFDFDITSLAFQGTNNPGQEFADMFGSQAADVEDSGNFAGVKNPAVDAMIKAMTSAKTEAQLLPACHALERIIAHSHYLIPQWTAATHRMAYNAWRLAKPATVPPYSSGEGWVIDTWWAKK, from the coding sequence ATGCGGTTTTGGCTGGTTTTTTTACTGATGGGTTGCGCTGTTCCTGCGTGGGCTGCGCATGCGTATGCGCTCTGGGGCGAGCCTCGCTATCCGGCTGGGTTCGGGCATTTCGACTATGTCAACCCCGATGCCCCTAAGGGCGGAGAGCTGCGGCTGGTGAGCAACCTGCGCACTTCCACCTTCGACAAGTACAACCCGTTCACCATCAAAGGCAACGCGCCTGCGTATTTGGCGTCGCTGATGTTCGACTCGCTGCTGGTGGGCTCCATGGATGAAACCGCCACGGGCTATGGTCTGCTGGCCGAAGACGTGGAGGTGGCCGCCGACGGGCTGTCCGCCACCTTTCGCCTGCGGCCCGAGGCGCGGTTTCATAACGGCAAGCCGGTGTTGGCGCAGGACGTGAAGCACAGTTATGAAACCCTGGTTGGCCCCTTCACATCGCCCGCCTATAAAACCCTGCTGATTGAGGTGGCGGGTGTGGATGTCATCAACGACCGCACCGTGCGTTACCGCTTCAAGCAGCCCAACCGGGAGTTGCCGATCACCGTGGGCGGCTTGCCGGTGTTCAGCCGCGACTGGGGCGTGGAGAACGGCAAGGCCAAGCCTTTCGATCAGGTGGTGATGGACATCCCCATCGGTAGTGGCCCCTACAAAATCGGCCCGGTGCGTTTTGGCAAGGACATCACCTATGTGCGCGATCCGCAGTATTGGGCGCGCAACCTGAACGTGCGCAAGGGCACGGCCAATTTCGACAGCATCCTGGTCAAAATTTACAAGGACAACACCGCGCGACTGGAAGCCCTCAAGGCGGGCGAGTTCGACCTCATGCGTTTCTTCAGCGCGGGCGATTGGGCCCGGCGCGTGACGGGCAAGAAGTTCGACACAGGGGAGCTGGTCAAGGGCGAGTTCAAGCACAAGTTGCCCTCGGGTTTTCAGAGCTACGTGCTCAATACCCGCCGCCCGCTGCTGCAGGACGCCCGCGTGCGCGAGGCCCTGGGCCTGGCCATGGACTACGAGTGGATGAGTCGGCAGATGTTCTACGGTGCCTACCAGCGGGTCAACGGCCTGTTTGGCAATACCGCGTGCGAGACCAAAGGCACTCCATCGCCCGAAGAGCTGGCGCTGATGGAGCCCTATCGCAAGGACATCCCGGTCGCAGCGTTTGGACCCATGACCGTCCCCCCGCGCACTGACGGTGATTCGTCGCTGCGCGCCAACCTCCGTCGTGCGCAGGCGCTGCTCAAGGACGCGGGCTGGGCGGTGCAGGATGGCGCCCTGCGCAATGCCCAGGGAGAAGCTTTGGTGCTCGAATACATGGACAGCAACGAGGGCGGCGTGCGTACCATCACGCCCTGGATGCGCAACCTCGAAAGGATTGGCGTCACGTTGCGGTTCCGCTCGGTGGACTTTGCGCTGTATCAGCAGCGGCTGCAGAAGTTCGACTTCGACATCACCTCGCTGGCTTTTCAGGGCACCAACAATCCGGGGCAGGAGTTTGCGGACATGTTTGGCAGCCAGGCGGCCGATGTGGAGGATTCTGGCAATTTTGCGGGCGTCAAGAACCCGGCGGTGGACGCCATGATCAAGGCCATGACGTCGGCCAAGACCGAGGCGCAGTTGCTGCCCGCCTGCCACGCGCTGGAGCGCATCATTGCGCACAGCCATTACCTCATTCCCCAGTGGACGGCGGCCACGCACCGCATGGCCTACAACGCCTGGCGGCTGGCCAAGCCCGCTACGGTGCCGCCGTACTCCAGCGGCGAGGGCTGGGTCATCGATACCTGGTGGGCCAAAAAATGA
- a CDS encoding ABC transporter ATP-binding protein, which produces MKPALLDVRDLHVRFGAKEVVRGVHFSIAAGEKLALVGESGSGKTITALSLLRLAGDAAITGQALLQGRGDLLALTEREMRGVRGGDIAMVFQEPMTALNPLMTIGQQIAEILLLKKGLTGAQCAQAAIELLAQTGIPEPARRANSFPHQLSGGQRQRAMIAMALASSPKLLLADEPTTALDVTLRGQILDLLSDLQRQTGMAVLLITHDLNLVRRFADRVAVMDQGVLVEQGPVAEVFGAPQHAYTRRLIASQPRRDVVEADPPAETAPVVKTQDLRVVYPTPLPGIKGWFHKGEFVAVQGATLQLLPGQTLGVVGESGSGKSTLAQAILGLLPSAGRLQVGGQAWQQPATRNTPANQQLRRRVQVVFQDPFSSLSPRLTVEEIVGEGLKVHEPALTVAQRRARVEAALDEVGLAEAQYPRLLERYPHEFSGGQRQRLAIARALIVQPQVLVLDEPTSALDVTIQQQVLGLLQRLQKEKGLSYLLITHDVDVIRAMAHDVVVMKDGAVLESGSVTNVLDAPQHPYTQRLVAAAMVPGA; this is translated from the coding sequence ATGAAGCCAGCGCTGCTGGATGTCCGCGACCTGCATGTTCGCTTCGGTGCCAAGGAAGTGGTGCGGGGTGTCCACTTCAGCATTGCTGCGGGCGAAAAGCTCGCGCTGGTGGGAGAGTCCGGCTCAGGCAAGACCATCACGGCGCTGAGTCTTTTGCGACTGGCGGGCGATGCGGCCATCACCGGGCAGGCGCTGCTGCAAGGGCGTGGCGATCTGCTGGCATTGACCGAACGCGAAATGCGCGGCGTGCGGGGTGGCGACATCGCCATGGTGTTCCAGGAGCCGATGACGGCCCTCAACCCGCTCATGACGATTGGCCAGCAGATCGCCGAGATTTTGCTGCTCAAGAAGGGCCTGACCGGAGCGCAATGCGCGCAGGCCGCGATCGAGCTGCTGGCGCAGACCGGCATCCCCGAACCGGCGCGCCGCGCCAACAGTTTTCCGCACCAGCTCTCGGGTGGGCAGCGCCAGCGCGCGATGATCGCCATGGCGCTGGCCAGCAGCCCGAAGCTGCTGCTGGCCGACGAACCCACCACCGCGCTCGATGTGACCTTGCGTGGCCAGATTCTGGACTTGCTGAGCGACCTGCAGCGCCAGACCGGCATGGCGGTGCTGCTCATCACGCACGACCTGAACCTGGTGCGCCGCTTTGCCGACCGCGTGGCCGTGATGGATCAGGGCGTGCTGGTAGAGCAGGGCCCTGTGGCCGAGGTGTTTGGCGCGCCCCAGCATGCCTACACCCGCCGCCTGATTGCCAGCCAGCCCCGCCGCGACGTGGTTGAGGCCGACCCGCCGGCAGAGACCGCACCGGTGGTGAAGACGCAGGACCTGCGTGTGGTGTACCCCACCCCCTTGCCTGGCATCAAGGGTTGGTTCCACAAGGGCGAGTTTGTGGCGGTGCAGGGCGCTACGCTGCAGTTGCTGCCTGGGCAGACGCTGGGGGTGGTGGGTGAGTCCGGCTCGGGCAAGTCCACGCTGGCGCAGGCCATCCTGGGCCTGCTGCCTTCTGCGGGCCGGTTGCAGGTGGGAGGGCAGGCGTGGCAACAGCCTGCCACGCGCAACACGCCGGCCAACCAGCAGCTGCGCCGCCGTGTGCAGGTGGTGTTTCAAGACCCGTTCTCGTCGCTGTCGCCGCGCCTCACGGTTGAGGAGATCGTGGGCGAAGGTCTCAAAGTGCACGAGCCTGCTTTGACCGTGGCCCAACGCCGTGCTCGGGTCGAGGCGGCGCTGGATGAGGTGGGGCTGGCCGAAGCACAGTACCCGCGCCTGCTGGAGCGTTACCCGCACGAATTCTCGGGCGGACAGCGCCAGCGCCTGGCCATTGCGCGCGCCCTCATCGTGCAGCCACAGGTGCTGGTGCTGGACGAGCCCACCAGCGCCCTGGATGTGACCATCCAGCAGCAGGTACTGGGCCTGCTGCAGCGACTCCAAAAAGAAAAGGGCCTGAGCTACCTGCTCATCACCCATGACGTGGACGTGATCCGCGCCATGGCCCACGACGTGGTGGTGATGAAGGATGGTGCGGTGCTCGAAAGCGGCAGTGTGACCAACGTGCTGGATGCGCCGCAGCACCCTTACACCCAGCGGCTGGTGGCGGCCGCCATGGTGCCTGGCGCCTGA
- a CDS encoding microcin C ABC transporter permease YejB — MFAYILKRVLLMLPTLLGVLLLTFVVIQFVPGGPVEQYMAEAKAGLGGSGAEGGGLSYRGAQGVDPKRLEQIKALYGFDKPAHERFFQMLGQFARFDLGRSFFQNKDVWQLVVEKLPVSISLGLWTFFISYLVAVPLGVAKAVRAGSRFDLVTTLLILLGYAIPGFVLGVALLVVFGGQLQWFPLRGLTSANWDELSWGARIVDYLWHITLPVIAMVLGSFAVTAMLTKNAFLEEIRKQYVLTARAKGLSERQVLWKHVFRNALIPIITGFPAAFIGAFFAGSLLIETLFSLDGLGLLSYESVIRRDYPVVLGTLYLFTLIGLVTKLISDLCYVWVDPRVKFD; from the coding sequence ATGTTTGCCTACATCCTCAAACGCGTGCTGCTGATGCTGCCCACTCTGCTGGGCGTGCTCTTGCTGACCTTTGTGGTCATCCAGTTCGTGCCCGGCGGCCCCGTGGAGCAGTACATGGCCGAGGCCAAGGCCGGCCTGGGCGGCAGCGGTGCGGAGGGTGGGGGCTTGAGCTATCGGGGTGCGCAGGGTGTGGACCCCAAGCGGCTGGAGCAGATCAAGGCGTTGTACGGCTTTGACAAGCCTGCGCATGAGCGCTTTTTTCAGATGCTGGGCCAGTTCGCACGGTTTGACCTGGGCCGGAGCTTTTTCCAGAACAAGGACGTGTGGCAGCTGGTGGTGGAGAAGCTGCCGGTTTCCATCAGCCTGGGCTTGTGGACATTTTTCATCAGCTACCTCGTCGCTGTGCCGCTGGGTGTGGCCAAGGCGGTCCGGGCCGGGTCGCGGTTTGACCTGGTGACCACGCTGCTCATCTTGCTGGGTTATGCCATCCCGGGCTTTGTGCTGGGCGTTGCGCTGCTGGTTGTTTTTGGCGGGCAGTTGCAGTGGTTCCCGTTGCGGGGGCTGACATCGGCCAACTGGGATGAATTGTCCTGGGGCGCACGCATCGTGGACTACCTGTGGCACATCACGCTGCCGGTGATTGCCATGGTGCTGGGCAGTTTTGCCGTGACGGCCATGCTGACCAAGAACGCGTTCCTCGAAGAAATTCGCAAGCAGTACGTGCTGACTGCGCGTGCCAAGGGACTGAGCGAGCGCCAGGTGCTGTGGAAGCACGTGTTCCGCAACGCGCTGATCCCCATCATCACGGGGTTCCCGGCCGCCTTCATCGGCGCTTTTTTTGCGGGTTCGCTGCTCATCGAAACCCTGTTCTCGCTCGACGGCCTCGGCCTGCTCAGTTACGAGAGCGTGATCCGCCGCGACTACCCCGTGGTGTTGGGGACGCTGTACCTGTTCACGCTGATCGGGTTGGTCACCAAGCTCATCAGCGACCTTTGTTATGTGTGGGTGGACCCGCGCGTGAAGTTTGACTGA
- a CDS encoding DUF1003 domain-containing protein: MTAHAHPAHDAATHAESPPSVDHLRFHRRHSHLAPTFGTDRFALRAEAFARFFGTPLFLGAQTLIVAAWISINVLGVAQFDPYPFILLNLAFSLQAAYAAPLILLAQTRQAARDKHHADADAQHREALAVASEQRQAIAAQNAAQVLELLQQNTLLTEQTRQLTARVEALTVEIHQRFVAQAARP; encoded by the coding sequence ATGACTGCCCACGCCCACCCCGCGCATGACGCCGCAACCCATGCGGAGAGTCCGCCATCGGTGGATCATTTGCGCTTCCATCGGCGCCATTCGCATCTGGCGCCAACCTTTGGAACCGACCGATTTGCGCTGCGGGCAGAGGCTTTTGCGCGCTTCTTTGGTACGCCATTGTTTCTGGGGGCCCAGACGCTGATCGTGGCTGCGTGGATATCGATCAATGTGCTGGGTGTCGCCCAATTCGACCCCTATCCCTTCATCCTGCTCAACCTGGCGTTCAGCCTGCAGGCTGCCTACGCTGCGCCACTCATCCTGCTGGCCCAGACGCGGCAGGCCGCGCGCGACAAGCACCATGCCGACGCGGATGCGCAGCACCGCGAGGCGCTGGCTGTCGCCAGCGAACAGCGCCAGGCCATTGCCGCCCAAAATGCGGCACAGGTGCTGGAGCTGTTGCAGCAAAACACCTTGTTGACCGAGCAGACCCGCCAGCTCACGGCGCGCGTCGAAGCACTGACGGTGGAGATTCACCAGCGATTTGTCGCGCAGGCCGCGCGGCCGTGA
- the fabI gene encoding enoyl-ACP reductase FabI yields the protein MGFLTGKKLLITGVLSNRSIAYGIAKACHAQGAELAFSYVGERFKDRITDFAAEFNSTLIFDCDVGSDEQIDRMFADLAQVWPKFDGFVHSIGFAPREAIAGNFLEGLSREGFRIAHDISAYSFPAMAKAALPYLNDKSSLLTLSYLGALRSIPNYNTMGLAKASLEASVRYLAEAVGRTEDGRAIRANGISAGPIKTLAASGIKDFGKLLSRVADASPLRRNVTIEDVGNVAAFLLSDLASGMTAEITYVDGGFSQTAGLSADQV from the coding sequence ATGGGTTTTCTGACCGGCAAGAAGCTGCTCATCACGGGTGTTTTGTCCAACCGCTCCATCGCCTACGGCATTGCCAAGGCCTGCCACGCGCAGGGCGCCGAGCTGGCGTTCAGCTACGTGGGTGAGCGTTTCAAGGACCGCATCACCGACTTTGCCGCCGAGTTCAACTCCACGCTGATCTTTGATTGCGATGTCGGCAGTGACGAGCAGATCGACCGCATGTTTGCCGACTTGGCCCAGGTGTGGCCGAAGTTTGACGGCTTTGTCCACAGCATTGGCTTTGCGCCCCGCGAGGCGATTGCCGGCAACTTCCTCGAAGGCCTGTCGCGTGAGGGGTTCCGCATTGCGCATGACATCAGCGCCTATAGCTTCCCGGCCATGGCCAAGGCCGCCCTGCCCTACCTGAACGACAAGTCGTCGCTGCTGACGCTGTCTTATCTGGGCGCCCTGCGCTCCATCCCCAACTACAACACCATGGGCCTGGCCAAGGCCAGCCTGGAAGCCAGCGTGCGCTACCTGGCCGAAGCCGTGGGCCGCACCGAAGACGGCCGCGCCATTCGCGCTAACGGCATCAGCGCTGGCCCTATCAAAACCCTGGCCGCCAGTGGCATCAAGGACTTCGGCAAGCTGCTCAGCCGCGTGGCCGATGCCTCGCCCCTGCGCCGCAACGTGACCATTGAAGACGTGGGCAATGTGGCCGCCTTCCTGCTGTCCGACCTGGCCAGCGGCATGACGGCCGAGATCACCTACGTGGACGGTGGCTTCAGCCAGACCGCAGGCCTGAGTGCTGACCAGGTCTAA
- a CDS encoding nucleotidyltransferase domain-containing protein: protein MLSSRMALPSMAPEVIERIVHLLRAQMPGLLAVYGFGSRVHGTATNRSDLDLTVLVAGYADVHLLWQLSGELADVAGCAVDLLDLRAASTVMQYQVITQGVRWWVEGAQAAIFESAILSEKTELDAARAGLLADIQQRGSVYGR from the coding sequence ATGCTCTCTTCGCGTATGGCGCTCCCATCGATGGCCCCTGAGGTGATTGAGCGCATCGTGCACCTTTTGCGTGCCCAAATGCCAGGGCTTCTGGCGGTGTATGGCTTTGGTAGCCGGGTGCATGGCACAGCCACGAACCGTAGCGACCTCGACCTGACGGTGCTGGTGGCTGGCTATGCTGACGTGCACCTGCTTTGGCAACTGTCTGGCGAGCTGGCTGATGTAGCCGGTTGTGCGGTCGATTTGCTGGATTTGCGTGCCGCCTCTACAGTAATGCAGTATCAGGTCATCACGCAGGGCGTGCGATGGTGGGTGGAGGGTGCACAGGCCGCGATCTTCGAGAGTGCGATCCTGAGCGAAAAAACTGAACTGGATGCGGCGCGGGCCGGTTTGCTGGCCGACATCCAGCAGCGTGGGAGCGTTTATGGCCGATGA
- a CDS encoding DNA ligase: protein MHRRRCLTWLGLAPLSPFIPLVTPQAWAADAPALLLANVYRPGMPLADYWVSEKYDGVRGYWDGRALRTRGGETVSAPAWFTADWPATPMDGELWAGRGRFAHAQSTTRQQQPDDAAWRQMRFMVFDLPTQGGPFDERLAALKALVAQIHQPWVQAVPQQRLATDAALQALLQRTVRAGGEGLMLHKGSSLYRSGRSDDLIKLKTHEDTEALVVGHLPGKGKHAGRLGALLVEMPAGQRFKLGAGLTDADRANPPPIGSWVTYRFRGTHDGGLPRFASFVRVRLDMPPASSPASPRQ, encoded by the coding sequence ATGCACCGCAGACGCTGCCTGACCTGGCTGGGCCTGGCGCCCCTCAGCCCCTTCATTCCGCTGGTCACGCCCCAGGCTTGGGCGGCGGATGCCCCGGCCCTGCTGTTGGCCAATGTGTACCGCCCCGGCATGCCGCTGGCGGACTATTGGGTGAGCGAGAAATACGACGGTGTGCGAGGCTACTGGGATGGGCGCGCGCTGCGCACCCGGGGCGGCGAGACCGTGTCTGCTCCTGCGTGGTTCACGGCAGACTGGCCCGCCACGCCCATGGACGGCGAGCTGTGGGCCGGGCGCGGGCGCTTTGCGCACGCCCAGTCCACCACGCGCCAACAACAGCCCGATGATGCGGCCTGGCGGCAGATGCGCTTCATGGTGTTTGACCTGCCGACCCAGGGCGGCCCGTTTGATGAGCGGCTGGCTGCACTGAAAGCCCTGGTCGCCCAAATCCATCAGCCCTGGGTACAGGCCGTGCCGCAACAGCGCTTGGCCACCGATGCCGCCTTGCAGGCCCTGCTGCAACGCACGGTGCGTGCCGGGGGCGAGGGGCTGATGCTGCACAAAGGCAGCTCGCTGTACCGATCAGGCCGCAGCGACGATCTCATCAAGCTCAAGACGCACGAAGACACCGAGGCCCTGGTAGTGGGCCACCTGCCGGGCAAGGGCAAACACGCTGGGCGACTGGGCGCGCTGCTGGTGGAAATGCCCGCAGGCCAGCGCTTCAAGCTGGGCGCAGGGCTGACAGACGCGGACCGCGCCAATCCGCCACCCATTGGCAGTTGGGTGACCTATCGTTTCAGGGGCACACACGACGGCGGCCTGCCGCGTTTTGCCAGCTTTGTGCGGGTGCGACTGGACATGCCCCCCGCATCATCCCCCGCGTCACCCAGGCAATAA
- a CDS encoding DUF86 domain-containing protein — MADDVLINKAATIERCVLRAREEYFTDPGSFATNVSRQDAAILNIQRACEAALDMGQHLIRRARLDVPQSARDVFALLARAGRIQQGLAEGLQRMVGFRNIALHDYQSLQLPITVAIIEKHLDEFLHHSKALLLNDAG, encoded by the coding sequence ATGGCCGATGACGTGCTGATCAACAAGGCCGCCACGATTGAGCGCTGCGTGCTGCGAGCGCGTGAGGAGTATTTCACTGACCCCGGCAGTTTTGCCACCAACGTCAGTCGCCAGGATGCCGCAATTTTGAACATCCAGCGCGCGTGCGAGGCTGCGCTGGACATGGGGCAACACCTGATCCGGCGAGCCCGGTTGGACGTTCCGCAGAGCGCGCGCGATGTATTTGCCTTGCTGGCCCGTGCAGGCAGGATCCAGCAGGGGCTGGCTGAAGGGCTACAGCGCATGGTGGGCTTTCGTAACATTGCTTTGCACGACTACCAGAGCCTGCAATTACCCATCACTGTCGCCATCATCGAGAAGCATCTTGACGAATTTCTACACCACAGCAAGGCCCTCCTGCTGAATGACGCTGGATAG
- a CDS encoding arginine/lysine/ornithine decarboxylase produces MKFRFPIIIIDEDYRSENTSGLGIRALAQAIEAEGFEVVGVTSYGDLSQFAQQQSRASAFILSIDDEEFTVGEGLDPIVLSLRNFIGEVRRKNTEVPIYVHGETKTSRHLPNDILRELHGFIHMFEDTPEFVARHIIREAKSYLESVQPPFFKALLDYAEDGSYSWHCPGHSGGVAFLKSPVGQMYHQFYGENMLRADVCNAVEELGQLLDHNGAIGESERNAARIFNADHCFFVTNGTSTSNKMVWHHTVAPGDVVVVDRNCHKSILHSIIMTGAIPVFMKPTRNHFGIIGPIPQSEFEPAAIQAKIKANPLLKGVDAKKVKPRVLTLTQSTYDGVLYNTETIKGMLDGYVENLHFDEAWLPHAAFHPFYGTYHSMGKKRTRPKYSVTYATQSIHKLLAGISQASHVLVQDSQTTKLDRHLFNEAYLMHTSTSPQYSIIASCDVAAAMMEPPGGTALVEESILEALDFRRAMRQIEHDFGKNDWWFKVWGPDKLVDEGIGRAEDWIIRSDSKSKKAGTKWHGFGQMADGFNMLDPIKSTIVTPGLNLDGKFDKTGIPASIVTKYLAEHGVVVEKTGLYSFFVMFTIGITKGRWNTLLTALQQFKDDYEKNQPMWRILPEFCQQHKRYERMGLQDLCQHVHTMYAKYDIARLTTEMYLSDLTPAMKPSDAYAHIAHRKTDRVEIDHLEGRITVGLVTPYPPGIPLLIPGEVFNKKIVDYLKFAREFAKLCPGFETDIHGLVEVEDESGQVRFYADCVAKS; encoded by the coding sequence ATGAAGTTTCGTTTTCCCATCATCATCATCGATGAGGACTATCGTTCCGAGAACACCTCGGGTCTTGGCATCCGTGCCCTGGCGCAAGCCATCGAGGCCGAGGGTTTCGAGGTGGTGGGGGTCACCAGCTATGGCGATCTGTCCCAGTTCGCGCAGCAGCAAAGCCGCGCCAGCGCCTTCATTTTGTCGATCGACGATGAAGAGTTCACCGTGGGCGAGGGGCTCGACCCCATCGTGCTGAGCCTGCGCAATTTCATTGGTGAAGTGCGCCGCAAGAACACCGAAGTGCCGATCTACGTGCACGGTGAGACCAAGACCAGCCGCCACCTGCCCAACGACATCCTGCGCGAGCTGCACGGCTTCATCCACATGTTCGAGGACACCCCCGAATTCGTGGCGCGCCACATCATCCGCGAAGCCAAGAGCTACCTGGAGAGCGTGCAGCCGCCGTTCTTCAAGGCGCTGCTCGACTACGCCGAAGATGGCTCGTACAGCTGGCACTGCCCAGGGCACTCGGGTGGCGTGGCCTTCTTGAAGAGCCCTGTGGGCCAGATGTACCACCAGTTCTACGGCGAGAACATGCTGCGCGCCGACGTCTGCAATGCAGTAGAAGAGTTGGGCCAGCTGCTGGACCACAACGGCGCCATCGGCGAGAGCGAGCGCAATGCCGCGCGCATCTTCAATGCCGACCACTGCTTCTTCGTCACCAACGGCACCAGCACCTCCAACAAGATGGTGTGGCACCACACCGTGGCACCGGGCGACGTGGTGGTGGTGGACCGCAACTGCCACAAGTCCATCCTGCACAGCATCATCATGACCGGGGCCATCCCCGTGTTCATGAAGCCCACGCGCAACCACTTCGGCATCATCGGGCCCATCCCGCAAAGCGAGTTCGAGCCTGCGGCCATCCAGGCCAAGATCAAGGCCAACCCGTTGCTCAAGGGCGTGGACGCCAAGAAGGTCAAGCCGCGTGTGCTGACGCTCACCCAGTCCACCTACGACGGCGTCCTTTACAACACCGAGACCATCAAGGGCATGCTCGACGGCTACGTGGAGAACCTGCACTTCGACGAGGCCTGGCTGCCGCACGCGGCCTTCCACCCCTTCTATGGCACATACCATTCAATGGGAAAGAAGCGCACGCGCCCCAAGTATTCGGTGACCTATGCCACGCAGTCCATCCACAAGCTGCTGGCCGGCATCAGCCAGGCCAGCCACGTGCTGGTGCAGGACTCGCAGACCACCAAGCTGGACCGCCACCTCTTCAACGAGGCCTACCTGATGCACACCAGCACCAGCCCGCAGTACAGCATCATCGCCAGCTGCGATGTGGCTGCGGCCATGATGGAACCGCCCGGCGGCACCGCGCTGGTGGAAGAAAGCATTCTGGAGGCGCTCGACTTCCGCCGTGCCATGCGCCAGATTGAGCACGACTTCGGCAAGAACGACTGGTGGTTCAAGGTCTGGGGCCCCGACAAGCTCGTGGACGAAGGCATTGGCCGCGCAGAAGATTGGATCATCCGCAGCGACAGCAAGAGCAAGAAGGCCGGTACCAAGTGGCATGGCTTCGGCCAGATGGCGGACGGCTTCAACATGCTGGACCCGATCAAGTCCACCATCGTCACGCCCGGCCTGAATCTGGACGGTAAGTTCGACAAGACCGGCATCCCCGCGTCCATCGTCACCAAGTACCTCGCCGAGCACGGCGTGGTAGTGGAGAAGACGGGCCTGTACAGCTTCTTTGTGATGTTCACCATCGGCATCACCAAGGGCCGCTGGAACACGCTGCTCACCGCGCTGCAGCAGTTCAAGGACGACTACGAGAAGAACCAGCCCATGTGGCGCATCCTTCCCGAGTTCTGCCAGCAGCACAAGCGTTACGAGCGCATGGGCCTGCAGGACCTGTGCCAGCACGTACACACCATGTACGCCAAGTACGACATTGCACGCCTGACCACCGAGATGTACCTGTCGGACCTCACGCCGGCCATGAAGCCCTCCGATGCTTACGCGCACATCGCGCACCGCAAGACGGACCGCGTGGAGATCGACCACCTGGAAGGTCGCATCACCGTGGGTTTGGTCACGCCCTATCCACCGGGCATTCCGCTGCTGATTCCGGGCGAAGTCTTCAACAAGAAGATCGTGGATTACCTGAAGTTCGCCCGCGAGTTCGCCAAGCTGTGCCCTGGTTTTGAGACCGATATCCACGGCCTGGTGGAAGTGGAAGACGAAAGCGGGCAGGTTCGCTTCTACGCGGACTGCGTGGCCAAGTCTTGA